The genomic stretch TACTCATAATCATGCCGGAAGCGCCCTGACTGGTACGGGGCTTCTGTGCATTGTCTACCGAACCGGCCAGGTTGAACGACAAAGTGGTAGTCTTGCTCACATCCAAGTCGAGGTTAGCACGATAGTTGAAACGCTGATAGCGGTAGTCATAATGAAAATCATCAAATTCGGTAAACAGACCACCTTGTGTCATGAGACCGGCAGAAACAAAGTAGCGCATGGTCTTGGTACCACCGCTGATGTTGACATTATGCTTGGATTGCATGGTAACATCTTTCATGATGTAATCGACCCAACGCATACTCGGAAAGCGGATGGGGTCGCTGCCGTCCCAGAATTTCTCAAGCACTCCATCCGAGAACATCGGAGTGAACGTCTCACCGCTAGAGAAGTCAAAGTCATTCCGCTGCATCTGGTTGAAGAAAGTCCCGTATTCATAACTGTTTGCCTGCTCTAAGAGACTAGTCGGAGTCAACGCAGAGAAAGAGGTGTTGATGTCAATTTTGGCCTGTCCTTCCTTACCGCGCTTGGTGGTAATCAATACTACACCGTTGGCACCGCGCACACCGAATACGGCCGTCGCCGAGGCATCTTTCAGCACAGTGATGCTTTCGATGTCTTCGGGGTCAATGTCCGCCATGGAACGTTCCACGCCATCCACCTGAATCAACGGTTCAGAATCTGCCCAAGTACCCTGACCACGTACGAAAATCTTGGCAGCATCCGAACCCGGCTCACCCGAATACTGTACGGTAGTCACACCGGAAAGCTGACCTGCCAACACGTTGTTTACGGAAGACACCGGTGTACGAACCAAATCATCCGTTTTCACACTCGAAAGCGCACCGGTCACCGTCACTTTCTTTTGCACGCCATAGGCTACCACTTCCACTTCGGCGAGCATTTCGGAATCTTCCAATAAAACAATCCTCATATTCCCGGCAGTCGCTTTCAATACCTTGGTCTTATAACCAATGTATGAAATCTTAATGTTAGTACCCACCGGGACATCCAATTTGAAATTACCATCCAGGTCGGTAATCACTCCAGCCTTGCCGTCTTCCGACAAAACATTAGCTCCAATGATAGTTTCTCCATTACCATCTACCACAACACCTTGAATACCTCTCTGCTGCGCATAGAGATTCACGGAAAGCACTGATAGCAATGTAATGAAGAAAAATTGCCTGAACTCATGCAGGCAACCAAACAGATTGCTTTTTCTTCTGTTTTTCATGCATTCTTTTTTTTTAGTTAACATTATAGTTTTAATTCTCAATTTAATTTTGATAAATCAAAAACGTTACTTGAAACAGATTGCAAATGTAACCACATAGATTATGTGATTGAATGTAAAATAGTACAAAAGCATGTAAAAACAAACGCACGGTTAAAAAGGTATCCTACCCATCGCTTTCCGGCACTATTCTCCATACTTTTACATGATTTTCCATGAAAAAACGGACCCTTAAAACAGGCCTTCTGAAGAACGATAATTAAAAATCAACTTATGCACAATAACCATTCTTTTCCAAGGTACACCCTTTACCTCAGATGGCTACATCCTTTTGCGCAGATGGCTACACCATCCGGGAACAAAGGGGTATTGACAAGCAAATTACACAAATAAAGGGCTGCGCTGTTATCAGCTATTACTAAACTATTTTTCTCCTATTGGGAAAAAATATCTTTCCAGTTAGAAAAATAAAACACCCATTATACCATTTGTATTTTTTCACCTTTCTGACAAAGAAACCCTTGAAAAAGGAATCGCAGGCAAACCTTCCGAATTTACAAGATTTGGCATTGCCGTTTCATGCCAACCGAAACGCACCTGTACCGGTTGCACGATCTCAGGATGATAAACGACTACTTTATTCCGTCCTCTTATATCTGCCAACGCCGGGCGGAACACTCCGTCCTTTCCTGCAATCTCAAACCAGTCCAAGCGACCTTTATTGTTTGTTTTCAGCCCATCAGCAACGTGCCCGAAAGATACCACTATGGAATCAGCCACAACTTCCGCCTTATCGGCACAAGGACCCGACCAAACCACTTCCGCCAAGCCATAATCTTTAGCTAAAGCTACACGTGCCAGACGCTCTCCCACTTTCCATTTATAAGAAGGATGAATATCCCTCAGCTTATCTACAAGATCCGATACCACAACAAAATCAGTATTCGGAATCATGCTCCTCGCCTTTATCTGCTGCTGATGGAATATCGGCAACTCTTCGGCAGTAACCGGTGGCCTATCCTTAGACATCCTATTAGAATAGAGATGCGGAGCCAATAATACAGAATAGAACGGTGCACCCGGAACATTAAAAGCCTCCCTCCAACTATCTACCAATACCTGATACTTTTCAGCATATTGCCTGTCACGTATCATGCAATTACTCTCTCCCTGATACCAAAGACAGCCTTTAATGGCAAAGGGAATCAAAGGAAGAACCATTGTCTCATACCGGCCACCCGGAATCATGCCATCCATTTTACCTTCACCTTCTTTAAGTTGCGGACCGAAAACCGGAGAATGTTCATACGCTTCCTTCGATGTCCAAGTCTCTATGCGCGATCCATTTACGGCAGCTGTTATAATACCTACGGGTACATCAAGCTGTTCTTGAAGAGCTTTTCCGAAAAAGTAACCAACTGCTGAAACTTCTGCAAGACTTTCGCCGTCTGCCACCTTCCACGATACCGGTTTATCGTCGCGCCTGACCACAAAGACACGAATCATCTCATTAGCCGGTTTCCGGAGCTCCAAAGCAGCCAGATTCTCTCCTTTTGCCGGAAGGGCATAATTACCCGGTAGTTTCATTTTATATACCATATTCGACTGTCCGGAACATAACCAAACTTCACCTACAACAATATTATCATAAACAATACTTGTTCTTTTCCCTTTTATCGACATTTGCTGAGGATTTTTATTGGCAGCCATCGGCTTCAACTCGGCCATCCAGCGTCCTGAAGCATTTGCACGTACTTTCACCCGCTGTTTACCGAAAGAAATTAAAATAGACTCATTAGGTTCGGCCGTTCCCCATACAGGAATCTTCTGTCCCTGCTGCAAGACCATGTTTGATGAAAGCACTTGGGGTGTCGACAACTGCGCATGTGCAATCATATTGGAAAGCAACACTCCGAGAATACACAATAAAGTCCGTAAAATCAATTTCATACCCACTAATTTATATTATCAATACGTTTCCGGAATTCCTTTAAAACATTATTTCAGCCAAACGCTTATACATTTCCCGCCCCAAATGCTCTGCCGATTTTTTATTAAAATGAAGTCGGTCATTCAATAACTCTGCATCAGACATATCTATCAGATAAGCATTTGAATCTTCCTCTGCCAAGCGGCGCATACCTGCTTCCACCTCACTGCTATAGGATTTATTACTTCTGGCAACTGTGCCGAATATAAAGGGAAGCTTCGAATAATCCTTGCCTGTTTTCTGACTTAAATGTGTGCGTACATAAGTGACTACAGCTTTCAGATTGTCATAATAATCTTTTCCCTTACGCTGATCACTCTCCCCCTGATGCCAAAGAAAAGCATCAATTTGATACCCTTCTTCCAACTTCGAAAGAGTTTGATCAATACAAATATCTATTTCCTGAATGAATGACAATAAAAGTGATCTTCCTCCCTTAGATGTCGATTCTGTTTGAGATAGCCATTCAGGATCTGCCGACCAATATCTTCCTTTTGCAGAATCATAATTAGGAGCAATAGAGGTTCCACCAACTGCCCATTTGATCACATAAAATTTATCTTTTAATAACTGTTCCAGCCAATAATAGGTCACAGCATCATAGGCCCACAAGTTATTTCGCTCACTTCGCGCAGCCCGAGGCCAAAAAGGGATGAATTTTCCGTTCGGATCATTCTGTGCAATCCGGCAATAAGGATATGCCCCTTCGGAATACTCTGCAGTATCTTTTGCCAATGCTTTAATATAGTCCGGCAAGTCCTTATTTGAAGTTCGCCCGTCAGTGTTCGACTGGCCGGCTGTAATAATTACATGAACCGGTTTGGAAGTTGTCACACAAGAACTACTTGCAATAAGGATAAACAACAAAATAAAATACATCACCACTTTTCTCATAAGACTTTCATTTTTAATAAAGTTTCATGTTTGCCGATCCTTACATATCATAACAGACATGTTTTTTTATGATTTTACTTATTTAAGATTTACTTCTATCACCCCTCCATAAGGATTAAAGTCAAAAACGGCTTTATCTGTATGAAGTAGCACAGGCAGTTTCTTCCCGTCTTGTCTGACAGAAATCTTTTTTATCTGCTTTCCTTTAATAACCAGCGTCAACGGTTCTATAAATAACTCCTTATCCAAAGTCAATTCCGGAGTTATTCTTAAATGATTTTTTTCACATACAATATCCAACTGAGTCGCTCCCTTTTCTTCAACATAAGCCGCCACTTCACGGAATGTCCCAACCCAGATTTTATCCTCCTTCGCTTTTACTTGATCCAAATGATCCCAGAAGCGTTGTGGATTACGAAAAGCATCATAACCATAGGTCAGGCCATGCGTCATCCCTACCCCCCAATCATTAGTTTCTATTAAAGTATTTACCCAAGCTTCCAGGTTCTGAGGAGTAGATTTACTACCGATAGAACGTTGTTTGGTTCTTGTACCTACCCGGTTCTGAACAGCAATCTTCTTAGCCTCTTCTTTCTTATTGTTATTAGGATACACAAAAGTGCGGGGCATGACTCCTGTATTGGCAAAGATGGCACTATCGTTCTTATAAATATCCTCTCTGATTTCCTCTAACGGAAATCGGGCAAAATTCTTATGTTTCCAACCATGATTCGATATCTCATGTCCTCTGTCCGATAAGTCTTTCACTTGCTCCCAGCTCATCCTCGTGGTATCCGTAGTTAGTCCACCATCGCTATTAATCTTAGAACCATTAATAGCAAATGTACCCCGGAATCCCCTTTTCTCAAACTGAGGAGCAACCAATGAATATTGTTCCGCCAAACCGTCATCGAATGTATAACTGATAGCACATGCCTTGTCACCTTTGTACGGAGCAATAGACAAAATATAGTGTTCTTTTAAAGCAGTCTGGACAACAAGAGTGTCTTGTCCACTCATGCAGTAATGAGTCCCTCCCTTCTTTGTGAAAGTTATCTGTTTGGCATTTACCGGCATCCCAATACCCAGTGCAAGCAAAATCACGAATAGCTGTCTCATATCCTCTATTTTTCAATAATATTAAAATGTATCGCAAACTTAGCACCAAATAAGAAAAGAGGCAATGTAAAAACGGACAAAAACATAGAAAACCGTGCTTTTCATCAGATTCCAGTACTCCCAGCCTTTCTTGAAACGCACTTGCTCCATACCAACACCGTACTTTCTCCGTGTAGAGGTACCCCTGAGTGGAGAATGTACGGAGCAAGTACTGTTCGGATACACTTCAGATATGGACAAGGTATGAATAGCGTACAAAAACAAATATTACATGCATCTGTACATACCTCTATATAATAAATAGTGCAAATGCCCTACTTTAGCGGTGATTTTTTCAGTAGAATTCATGGAGATCGGATCACAATTAATAATCAATATTTTAATTATATGAAAAGAAGATATACCTTTTCCCTGCTTTTGTCAGGAGCACTTCTTTTTTCGTGTGCACACCCCCGACTTGATACTAATAACTTTGAATGGGGAGAAATCCCTCAACAACCGGACTTCTCTTGGACAGAGAATGTAGGTAGCCGGCAATTACCGGATAGTAGTACAGTGGTATCCGCTAACTCCTTCGGTGCTGTTGCCGATAGTACGGTTCTTAGTACAGATGCCATTCAAAAAGCAATAGACAGTTGCGCACTCTCCGGAGGAGGAACCGTTACGCTGCAACCGGGTTATTATCTGACAGGAGCACTCTTTGTCAAAAGCGGGGTTAATCTGCAAATAAGTAAAGGCGTGACCCTGATAGCCTGTTCTGATATTCATTGTTATCCGGAATTCCGCTCACGCATTGCAGGTATTGAGATGGTATGGCCCGCAGCAGTAATAAATATCATCGGCGAAGAGAAAGCATCTGTCAGTGGCGAAGGGACTCTGGATTGCCGGGGTAAGATATTTTGGGATAAATACTGGGCTATGCGGAAAGAATATGAAGCCAAAGGTTTACGCTGGATTGTGGATTACGACTGTAAGCGTGTCCGCGGTATCCTCGTTGAAAACAGTTCGGACGTCACTCTAAGTAATTTTACATTGATGCGTACCGGTTTTTGGGGATGCCAGATTTTATACTCTGACCACTGTACAGTAGACGGATTAATTATTAATAACAATATTGGCGGACGTGGTCCCAGTACGGATGGCATCGATATCGATTCGTCCACAAATATCTTGATAGAAAACTGTGAAA from Bacteroides intestinalis DSM 17393 encodes the following:
- a CDS encoding polysaccharide deacetylase family protein, translating into MRQLFVILLALGIGMPVNAKQITFTKKGGTHYCMSGQDTLVVQTALKEHYILSIAPYKGDKACAISYTFDDGLAEQYSLVAPQFEKRGFRGTFAINGSKINSDGGLTTDTTRMSWEQVKDLSDRGHEISNHGWKHKNFARFPLEEIREDIYKNDSAIFANTGVMPRTFVYPNNNKKEEAKKIAVQNRVGTRTKQRSIGSKSTPQNLEAWVNTLIETNDWGVGMTHGLTYGYDAFRNPQRFWDHLDQVKAKEDKIWVGTFREVAAYVEEKGATQLDIVCEKNHLRITPELTLDKELFIEPLTLVIKGKQIKKISVRQDGKKLPVLLHTDKAVFDFNPYGGVIEVNLK
- a CDS encoding sialate O-acetylesterase, whose product is MKLILRTLLCILGVLLSNMIAHAQLSTPQVLSSNMVLQQGQKIPVWGTAEPNESILISFGKQRVKVRANASGRWMAELKPMAANKNPQQMSIKGKRTSIVYDNIVVGEVWLCSGQSNMVYKMKLPGNYALPAKGENLAALELRKPANEMIRVFVVRRDDKPVSWKVADGESLAEVSAVGYFFGKALQEQLDVPVGIITAAVNGSRIETWTSKEAYEHSPVFGPQLKEGEGKMDGMIPGGRYETMVLPLIPFAIKGCLWYQGESNCMIRDRQYAEKYQVLVDSWREAFNVPGAPFYSVLLAPHLYSNRMSKDRPPVTAEELPIFHQQQIKARSMIPNTDFVVVSDLVDKLRDIHPSYKWKVGERLARVALAKDYGLAEVVWSGPCADKAEVVADSIVVSFGHVADGLKTNNKGRLDWFEIAGKDGVFRPALADIRGRNKVVVYHPEIVQPVQVRFGWHETAMPNLVNSEGLPAIPFSRVSLSER
- a CDS encoding glycoside hydrolase family 28 protein; translation: MKRRYTFSLLLSGALLFSCAHPRLDTNNFEWGEIPQQPDFSWTENVGSRQLPDSSTVVSANSFGAVADSTVLSTDAIQKAIDSCALSGGGTVTLQPGYYLTGALFVKSGVNLQISKGVTLIACSDIHCYPEFRSRIAGIEMVWPAAVINIIGEEKASVSGEGTLDCRGKIFWDKYWAMRKEYEAKGLRWIVDYDCKRVRGILVENSSDVTLSNFTLMRTGFWGCQILYSDHCTVDGLIINNNIGGRGPSTDGIDIDSSTNILIENCEIDCNDDNICLKAGRDADGLRVNRPTENIVIRNCTVHKGGGLITCGSETSGGIRNVLAHDLKAFGTSNVLQLKSAMTRGGVIENIYITRVEAKNVRRIFGADPNWNPKYSYSTLPENYKGKELPEHWKVMLTPVIPSEKGFPHFRNIYLSQVKATNVQEFISISGTSDSLRLENFYLHAIEAQAQKAGMIRFTRNFNATEIKLAVPEPRSMLLEENEQSNIRIEYVKTVSNQNIVENQAN
- a CDS encoding sialate O-acetylesterase, whose protein sequence is MRKVVMYFILLFILIASSSCVTTSKPVHVIITAGQSNTDGRTSNKDLPDYIKALAKDTAEYSEGAYPYCRIAQNDPNGKFIPFWPRAARSERNNLWAYDAVTYYWLEQLLKDKFYVIKWAVGGTSIAPNYDSAKGRYWSADPEWLSQTESTSKGGRSLLLSFIQEIDICIDQTLSKLEEGYQIDAFLWHQGESDQRKGKDYYDNLKAVVTYVRTHLSQKTGKDYSKLPFIFGTVARSNKSYSSEVEAGMRRLAEEDSNAYLIDMSDAELLNDRLHFNKKSAEHLGREMYKRLAEIMF